A genomic region of Leptotrichia hofstadii contains the following coding sequences:
- a CDS encoding YwaF family protein, with translation MTFSYFSPIHIETFIVSILFCIILFYIPKFFKNLDINKYSTFLGYFLLIFKFIDSIYRLMYQNEPITNVTPVHLCNFAAIFAGLYLIFKTKFLYNAVYYLTFGPVLALILPGIIYYHDNYYVYLFMIMHALIVFTAFFGYTYLNDKPTKKGFFQSVITLLLIFLYAFIYNWIFKEINAMFLKSHIIPQVKFINPIWLYDIVLILTMIFLQFLLYLPVMQRNKR, from the coding sequence TTGACTTTTAGTTATTTTAGTCCTATTCATATAGAAACTTTTATTGTGTCTATTTTATTTTGTATAATTTTATTTTACATTCCTAAATTTTTCAAAAATTTGGATATAAATAAGTACTCAACTTTTTTAGGATATTTTTTATTAATATTTAAATTCATCGACTCGATTTACAGGTTAATGTATCAAAACGAGCCGATAACTAATGTAACACCTGTACATCTTTGTAATTTTGCGGCAATTTTTGCAGGTCTATATTTGATTTTTAAAACAAAATTTTTGTATAATGCCGTATATTATTTGACTTTTGGACCAGTATTGGCATTAATTTTACCAGGAATAATATACTACCACGATAATTATTATGTTTATCTTTTTATGATAATGCACGCACTTATTGTTTTTACAGCTTTTTTTGGCTATACATATCTAAATGACAAGCCAACAAAAAAAGGATTTTTTCAGTCAGTAATTACACTGCTTTTAATATTCCTTTACGCGTTCATTTATAACTGGATATTTAAAGAGATAAATGCAATGTTTTTAAAAAGCCACATTATCCCACAAGTAAAGTTTATAAATCCAATTTGGCTATATGATATTGTTCTTATTCTTACAATGATATTTTTACAATTTTTGCTGTATTTGCCAGTTATGCAAAGAAATAAAAGATAA
- a CDS encoding alpha/beta hydrolase-fold protein — MKKIVLFWAIFGMLFSTGIVLAETTTTLKTEKIKYPKGIRNVTSVTEVFGNGQQITHIIIEFNDKVVNSQLSRDTFAVPGRTVEKVYSNTQPEKTNIVKDGKYVIIELNPKDKEASLRVEGGSEIGFQMKKVTSKITQKEDILFTNGKKMEKSIAILENNKTKNLVVENFKQFVFKDPRTGTSVKYNLYIPKNYDRNKKYPLVLFMHDMSVLSEDTKTTLLQGNGAVSFATPEEQSRHEAFVLAPQYSRQVVDDNGDITSDLEATVNLVREYLPSKYSIDTKRIYATGQSMGGMMAIVMNSKYPDLFAASYLVACQWDDKEVAPMAKNNLWILVSTGDAKAYPGMNAITSELIKMGGTVTREAWKGDYGEGQFLESTRRLAAQKTNIKYTTLEKGTNPYLPKDANPGSEHSGTWKIAYSIPGIKDWMFSQTKQ, encoded by the coding sequence ATGAAAAAAATAGTATTATTTTGGGCAATATTTGGTATGCTGTTCTCAACTGGAATTGTTTTGGCAGAAACTACCACTACATTAAAAACAGAAAAAATAAAATATCCAAAAGGGATAAGAAATGTAACATCTGTAACTGAAGTCTTTGGAAATGGACAGCAGATTACACATATTATCATAGAATTTAATGACAAGGTAGTAAATTCACAGCTTTCACGAGATACTTTTGCCGTACCAGGCAGAACTGTGGAAAAAGTTTATTCAAATACCCAGCCTGAAAAAACAAATATTGTCAAGGATGGAAAATATGTAATCATCGAATTAAACCCAAAAGACAAGGAAGCCTCTTTGCGTGTGGAAGGTGGATCTGAAATAGGTTTTCAGATGAAAAAGGTAACTTCCAAAATAACACAGAAGGAAGACATCTTATTTACAAACGGAAAAAAAATGGAAAAAAGCATTGCAATACTTGAAAATAACAAGACAAAAAATTTAGTTGTAGAAAATTTCAAGCAGTTTGTGTTTAAAGATCCAAGAACTGGGACAAGTGTCAAATACAACCTGTATATTCCAAAAAATTATGACAGAAATAAAAAATATCCACTTGTACTGTTTATGCACGACATGAGTGTTTTAAGCGAAGATACGAAAACTACGCTTCTGCAAGGAAATGGAGCAGTTTCATTTGCAACGCCCGAAGAACAGTCAAGACATGAGGCATTCGTGCTAGCTCCCCAATATTCAAGACAAGTTGTTGATGATAACGGCGACATTACAAGCGATCTGGAAGCGACTGTCAATTTAGTAAGAGAATATCTTCCTTCCAAATACAGCATTGATACCAAGAGAATTTACGCTACCGGACAGTCAATGGGAGGAATGATGGCAATTGTCATGAATTCCAAGTACCCTGATTTGTTTGCCGCTTCGTATCTAGTTGCATGCCAATGGGATGACAAGGAAGTCGCGCCAATGGCAAAAAATAACCTATGGATCCTAGTTTCTACTGGAGATGCAAAAGCTTATCCGGGAATGAATGCTATCACAAGTGAACTTATAAAAATGGGAGGAACTGTGACAAGAGAAGCATGGAAGGGTGATTATGGAGAAGGGCAGTTTCTAGAAAGCACAAGAAGACTTGCCGCTCAAAAAACAAACATAAAATACACAACTTTGGAAAAAGGGACAAATCCATACTTGCCAAAAGATGCTAATCCAGGCTCTGAACATTCAGGAACATGGAAAATAGCATATAGCATCCCTGGTATCAAGGACTGGATGTTTTCTCAAACAAAACAGTGA
- the mfd gene encoding transcription-repair coupling factor, which translates to MNFNLSFLNKIEKLKDKKIDILQSENNFYRGAIPWFLLCSEKKKIIYISTSNRNLENYHAMLENYYETSEKQKNILTEKFKTDKKNIKESKNKLEDKKIIDIFENISQNKEDITGINIRLLDILKNKEKFVLFVNLQITLDIFFEKVKFFSFEIGKEYSFTKIVEFLVENGYENSYLIEKKGQYSRRGDILDIFPPDLENPVRMEFFGDELESIRIFDIDSQISVEKMEEIKVFGNLLSGNNYELIELIDELRAEDVTIVVENEELLDYKMEEFILLDRSREEIYRKRYENLKKKSIFVQTKNFSQEQIETFRDKNRLEKLSKIEDIYIFTNNYEKKMAEFGQILTEKENNLEIEKYELFEGFIFNDSSENLDTKNRKNNFIVLTDRELDGYIYERKKKTAKAIKYKKVNQIIEGDYVIHVQYGVGIYKGIQTMEERDYLKIKYADEDILYIPVEKLDRLEKYVSNDTEPQLFRLGTRGFKRKRKKLEEDIQKFAAELIKIQARRQSQNGFVYQKDTVWQEEFEANFPFEETEDQRNAINDVKKDMESPQIMDRIVCGDVGYGKTEVAMRAAFKAIDNGKQVVMVAPTTVLAEQHFERFKRRFENYPITIENLSRLTKSKSKDILKNLKSGIIDLVIGTHRLLSDDVQFKNLGLLIIDEEQKFGVKAKEKLKSQREKLDVLTLTATPIPRTLNLAMLGIREISIIDTPPTNRLPIITEILDWDEETIKMAILRELSRDGQVFYIYNDVKNMKEKLKELKEMLPDFVKIEFINGQLPPKEIKDKLLRFENGQFDILIASTIIENGIDVGNANTILIENFTGLGLSQVYQLKGRVGRSNRQGYCYLLKTRNITKQGRQKEESMLKVEGIKSGGFQISMEDLKIRGAGEILGDKQHGTIETFGYDLYIKMLNEEIRKQKGEFVKKIENVEIILDERGFIPETYIEKDERLNIYKRFAMLETDSELTDLLDEIRDRFGKIPEQMKKFILSIKLKLFAEKYKIQRIFEIKNHFELYFLENARAEQNELNERIEMKKVVKTIDAVSPKGKNKEEDTVDNLVVMKVKKTDLLTIVK; encoded by the coding sequence ATGAACTTTAATTTAAGTTTTTTAAATAAAATAGAAAAATTAAAAGATAAGAAAATAGATATTTTACAATCTGAAAATAATTTTTACCGCGGTGCAATTCCGTGGTTTTTATTATGTTCGGAAAAGAAAAAGATAATTTATATTTCCACATCCAACAGAAATTTGGAAAATTATCATGCAATGCTTGAAAATTATTATGAAACATCAGAAAAACAAAAGAATATTTTAACGGAAAAATTTAAAACTGACAAAAAAAATATTAAAGAAAGTAAAAATAAACTGGAAGATAAAAAAATAATTGATATTTTTGAAAACATCTCACAAAATAAGGAAGATATAACAGGAATAAATATAAGACTGCTAGATATTTTAAAAAATAAGGAAAAATTTGTTTTATTTGTGAATTTACAGATTACTTTGGATATTTTTTTTGAAAAAGTTAAGTTTTTTTCCTTTGAGATTGGAAAAGAATATAGTTTTACGAAAATTGTGGAATTTCTTGTGGAAAATGGGTATGAAAATTCATATTTGATTGAGAAAAAGGGGCAGTACAGCAGACGTGGGGATATTCTTGATATTTTTCCGCCAGATTTGGAAAATCCTGTTAGAATGGAGTTTTTTGGAGATGAGCTGGAAAGTATAAGGATTTTTGATATTGATAGCCAGATTTCTGTGGAAAAGATGGAAGAAATAAAAGTTTTTGGAAATTTGCTTTCTGGAAATAATTATGAATTGATAGAGCTTATTGATGAATTAAGGGCAGAAGACGTAACGATTGTTGTTGAAAATGAGGAATTGCTGGACTATAAAATGGAAGAGTTTATTTTGCTTGACAGAAGCCGTGAGGAAATTTATCGAAAAAGATATGAAAATCTGAAGAAAAAAAGTATTTTTGTGCAGACTAAAAATTTCTCGCAGGAACAGATTGAGACTTTCAGGGATAAAAATAGGCTTGAAAAATTGTCAAAAATTGAAGATATTTATATTTTTACGAATAACTATGAGAAGAAAATGGCTGAATTTGGACAAATTCTGACTGAAAAAGAAAACAATCTGGAAATTGAAAAATATGAGCTGTTTGAAGGATTTATCTTTAATGACAGTTCAGAAAATCTAGATACTAAAAATAGAAAAAATAATTTTATTGTGCTTACAGACAGGGAGCTTGACGGATATATTTACGAGCGAAAGAAAAAAACAGCAAAAGCTATAAAATATAAAAAAGTCAATCAGATAATCGAAGGTGACTATGTAATCCACGTTCAATATGGTGTTGGAATTTATAAAGGAATTCAGACAATGGAAGAGCGGGATTATTTGAAAATCAAATATGCTGATGAGGATATTTTGTATATTCCTGTGGAAAAGCTGGACAGACTTGAAAAATATGTGTCAAATGATACGGAACCGCAGTTATTCAGGCTTGGAACACGTGGATTTAAGCGAAAAAGAAAAAAGCTCGAAGAAGATATTCAGAAATTTGCAGCGGAACTTATCAAAATACAGGCACGACGGCAAAGCCAGAATGGTTTTGTGTATCAGAAGGATACTGTGTGGCAGGAGGAATTTGAGGCGAATTTTCCATTTGAAGAAACGGAAGATCAGAGAAATGCCATAAATGATGTGAAAAAGGATATGGAAAGTCCACAAATAATGGACAGAATTGTGTGTGGAGATGTTGGATATGGGAAAACGGAAGTCGCGATGAGAGCGGCATTCAAAGCGATTGACAACGGGAAGCAGGTTGTTATGGTAGCTCCAACTACGGTACTTGCAGAACAGCATTTTGAGCGATTTAAAAGAAGATTTGAAAATTATCCGATTACAATTGAAAATTTATCACGGCTTACGAAAAGTAAATCAAAGGACATTTTAAAAAATCTGAAAAGTGGAATTATTGACTTAGTTATTGGAACTCACAGGCTTCTAAGTGATGACGTGCAGTTTAAGAATTTAGGGCTTTTAATTATTGATGAGGAGCAAAAATTTGGCGTTAAGGCTAAGGAAAAGTTAAAATCTCAAAGGGAAAAGCTGGATGTGCTGACATTAACTGCGACTCCAATTCCACGTACATTAAACCTTGCGATGCTTGGAATCCGAGAGATTTCCATAATTGACACACCTCCAACAAACAGGCTTCCTATTATAACAGAAATTCTCGATTGGGATGAGGAAACAATAAAAATGGCAATACTGCGTGAACTGTCACGTGATGGGCAAGTTTTCTATATTTATAATGATGTAAAAAATATGAAGGAAAAATTGAAGGAACTGAAGGAAATGCTTCCAGATTTTGTAAAAATCGAATTTATAAATGGACAGCTTCCGCCAAAGGAAATTAAGGATAAGTTATTGCGTTTTGAAAATGGGCAGTTTGACATTCTGATTGCTTCAACAATTATTGAAAATGGAATTGATGTGGGAAATGCCAATACCATTTTGATTGAAAACTTTACTGGTCTAGGATTATCCCAGGTGTATCAGCTGAAAGGCCGTGTAGGGCGTAGCAACAGGCAAGGTTACTGTTATTTATTAAAAACGAGAAATATTACAAAGCAGGGACGCCAAAAGGAAGAAAGCATGCTAAAAGTGGAAGGGATAAAATCAGGAGGTTTTCAAATTTCGATGGAAGACTTGAAAATACGTGGTGCTGGGGAAATTTTGGGAGATAAGCAGCACGGAACGATAGAAACTTTTGGATATGATTTATACATAAAAATGCTAAATGAGGAAATTCGTAAGCAAAAGGGTGAGTTTGTCAAAAAAATTGAAAATGTAGAAATTATTCTGGATGAAAGAGGCTTCATTCCTGAAACATATATTGAAAAAGATGAAAGGCTAAATATCTATAAACGTTTTGCAATGCTGGAAACAGATAGTGAATTAACTGATTTGCTTGATGAAATTAGAGATAGGTTTGGAAAAATTCCAGAGCAGATGAAAAAATTTATTTTAAGCATTAAATTAAAATTATTTGCTGAAAAATATAAAATTCAGAGAATTTTTGAAATAAAAAATCATTTTGAACTGTACTTTTTGGAAAATGCACGAGCAGAGCAAAATGAATTAAATGAAAGAATTGAAATGAAGAAAGTTGTAAAAACTATTGATGCAGTAAGTCCGAAAGGGAAAAATAAAGAGGAGGATACAGTTGATAATCTTGTTGTAATGAAAGTTAAAAAAACAGATTTGTTGACTATTGTGAAATAA
- a CDS encoding RnfABCDGE type electron transport complex subunit D, with translation MFRKKKELQENITKANIDILVSLLPMLLVAFFIYETTPLLVILSAVGASEAIDVIFSLIIQKNKGTLKDLSGITIGALTGLVLAPFTPLYVAAFAGGMATLFGKAVYRGTDKKIFNPVILGKLFVLTFFPAVLAPNSQAWTNSQVMKISGQNITGLTSFIIVDRGIIGELSIVAMVIGAIYLILRTKITWHIPVSFFVTIFFGYYIAAAYNINVVTTLGEIIFMGIFVLTDSFTTPRHGLGKVFFGFLAGLSTIIFWFLGINTESIIYSVLILNLFTRPINTIFRPNVFGVESVSFAEIIQGIGFAIIIVILVFAVSYLHTFGFVPYIVYIYVVYGIWRLYNNR, from the coding sequence ATGTTTAGAAAGAAAAAGGAATTACAGGAAAATATAACCAAGGCAAATATAGATATTTTGGTATCTCTGCTCCCTATGCTGCTTGTGGCATTCTTCATCTATGAAACAACGCCACTTCTAGTAATTTTATCAGCAGTAGGGGCTTCGGAAGCTATAGACGTAATATTTTCATTGATAATACAGAAAAACAAAGGAACATTAAAGGATCTTTCAGGAATTACAATAGGAGCTTTGACAGGGCTTGTCCTTGCTCCGTTTACACCGCTTTATGTGGCGGCATTTGCAGGAGGAATGGCAACATTATTTGGAAAAGCTGTATACAGGGGAACAGATAAAAAGATTTTTAATCCAGTAATATTAGGGAAATTATTTGTATTAACATTTTTTCCAGCTGTTCTGGCTCCAAATTCACAAGCGTGGACTAATTCACAAGTGATGAAAATTTCAGGACAGAATATAACTGGCCTAACTTCATTTATTATAGTAGACAGAGGAATTATCGGAGAGCTTTCAATAGTTGCCATGGTTATAGGGGCAATATATTTAATCCTTAGAACAAAGATAACATGGCATATACCAGTATCATTCTTTGTTACCATTTTCTTCGGATACTATATTGCAGCGGCTTACAATATCAATGTAGTTACTACTCTTGGAGAAATTATTTTTATGGGAATTTTTGTATTAACAGATAGCTTTACTACCCCTAGACATGGACTTGGAAAAGTATTTTTTGGATTTTTAGCTGGACTTTCTACAATAATATTCTGGTTCTTAGGAATTAATACAGAATCAATTATATATTCAGTATTAATTTTAAACCTTTTTACAAGACCAATAAACACAATATTCAGGCCAAATGTATTTGGTGTCGAATCAGTTTCATTTGCTGAAATAATACAGGGAATTGGTTTTGCAATCATTATTGTGATACTTGTATTTGCTGTTTCGTATTTGCATACTTTTGGATTCGTGCCATATATTGTTTACATTTATGTAGTTTATGGAATATGGCGATTGTACAACAACAGATAA